tttcttcttcaactGGCATggtagatccaaggtatcaaattGTACTCGAGATATTGATTTCTTTATCGTCAAAtttaattttgtctccaatattcctattactattactgaaaatacatttcatatattctatcttttTTCCGTTTATCCTAAAACTTCTAGATGTTAAAGTTCCTCTACATaattttaacttaaaaaaaaaattcaccatAGAACTTTCTTAGATACCCCATAATACACTTTCTCTGagtaaataaatatcatatgcaagtctcttttctttttcctaaacttttccattgatCTTCTTAAAAGATGTAAGACTTCTGTTgtacataaaaccaaattgaattTTCTAATATCTTTATTTCTAGtcttaatttttgttcaactacTTTTTTCCCACAATCATGAAGGAAGAATTTTATAAATGCACAattctatataatttttttatctaATGAGGAATCAAATAAGGAATAATACTTAATTTTACCTcattaaattatatgattttatgcataACAAAGTTGGTGAATTGAGAAATTATATTGATAGGAAAAAAAGCTGTATTAGAGTAGTATGAAAAATTAAGACTAAATCATATAAGATGGTCAATGCATAGAGAATTTAAGAGTATAATTAAATAggattaattaaaaaattgattAAGCTGCCGTTGAAGTTGGGTTGATCAACTCAAAGTTTGACCCTTTACCTCAAACCTTTGCCCTTTGCGTTTCAAACAAAAAGCCAAACCGCCTTTTGAAATTTGTTTTtcgaaaaataatattaattaagtaGGAAATAGGTGGCGGTAAGAAAAAAGAACCATTCAATGTCTATTGTCTTTTTCAGCAGTCCGCTGATCAGCTACAACAATTCAGGGTGGGCCCACTGcgtatataattaataataatattttttttgtttttttttgtttttgagaaATTCCATAAccagggggagagagagagagagagagagagagagagagagagagagagagagattttgaaaataatgggggggggggggattgtcTTTTTGTACCGAgttcacaataataataataataataataataataataatgatttaaatgAAGATGGAAGGAAAGACCTCTCGTAACCAAACAGCCCCTCTGACGCCCCGTCCTAACTTTTCCAAACAAACGCGgcctgtgagagagagagagtctacgCCCGCTGAGATGGGTGGACAATGGACATCACTGGCGAGATGCTCGCTTCGCCCACTCACATTTTACCGCACGCCCCGGCCGTATACCTTCCAACAATATATGGGTTGGCAAAAAAGACGcaaaaaaaaagtttttatttttatttttttaaagaaggcCGTACCTTCattacatttatttattaatatatcctcacttttgatagaggaatatcgtggttataaGACAAGTAAAGAAAgataacatataaaaaaaaaatttaaaggtctcccaaaaacAATACCAACATGTAACCAAAATAAGACTACAAATtcaaacaaatcaaaacaaggaCTTACTAACCAATAAAACATCTCATGCatcaaaccaaataaaaataaataaataaacttataaaaaataaatagctaaacatatttcatataagccgtacccatcttaTCCAGTTTATTCAAACCATTGATAACTCTcaaaaaaaagttcaaaataaGTTGATTGTATTAATATTACCAAAATATGCAACTACGTGGTATAGACTATGTTAATATCGACGTTATGAGAAGTTCTCATATCGTTTGTTTCATTTTTAGTATGCTATACCAAGAACATGTGTTTTAGTAATGCAAAAATTGAATGAAGAATATATACCTACAAGATAATGTTATGAAATTGATTATATTTCATTCCTACATTTATACTGAAGTGCATGCAGTTACTTTAGTCCCATTTGCAAAATAGAGTAGGATGGGAATGAAATAGGATGAAAATTGAAAGAAGATTAACATACAAAAAATGGAGTAATAAATTCAAACTCATTCCATTTCATTTTGTTCCATTCCATTATTATGTACCAAACATATGGTCAAATAAAGCAGATGGTAAAGCTGCTGGGCAATCAAGTAGGAGTGTCGGGGGTTCAAATCCTAGTAGATGCACTCAGTTGATGCTCCCAGTGATGCAGCGAAGCTGTGTCCTGGGTGAAGGGTCCTAGGAGGTGGATTGGCCGAAAGTCCGACTCGACATTGTATAAGTCGTCACCGCATCCGAAATTGGAGGGAGGCGCGTTAGTGAGGAAAATCGTCGACCCATGGATTTGGTGCCAGCAGAGGGGTCCTAGAGGGGGGCATCGATGAACAAGAGTTCCcatgtaaataaaaaatataaaaaatgaagcATATGAAAATGAAGTATGTGGAACCAAATGTTTTACAAAATTGATAAAATGTTCAAATGAAAGGTAAGAGAGCCGCCACTAGAACTCATACAAGTCATGCACCTCTTGAATCCTGTGATCGAGTCAAcaattttgtacataaaaaaaaaaaaaaatgcccggTGCACAAACGGACCACAATAGATCTATAGCCCGTAGACGCGGAGTCTTTATTAATTCCACCACCACTACTAATTAATATTAAAACTCAGAACATGAAAATTACATGCACTAATCAACTTCAAACCCACACTAGTCAAAGAaggaatttgagagagagagagagagagagagagagagagagagagagagagagagagagagagacgcgtGGGGTTAAAATGCAATAAAAAAGTGAAGGGCAGATAAAtccaaattttcttttttttaaagaatCATTATAGTGCAGAGATTAGCTAGGTACATAGGTTAGATGGATAGAGCAGAAGGAGCAAATTAAAAGGGCAGTCTCAGATGGATCCATATATGCATCCATCCATCCATCTGTATATACTATCTCTAATTCTGTCATGCATGTGGGGACATGCAGTTTTCAATTCCGTGATTCTCGACGGAAATCAAATCACATTGCCTCTGTCCCAGTTCATTTATTTATTCCTCATGTTTTTCTTTGTGCTTGGACTTGGGATCCACATTCCCCTCCTGCTGATTGATCATCCTAATTCCATGCATTAGCTAGCTTGTCCCATAGACCAGCCCAGCGCCCAGCTCTGCCTTAACCCCCACGCACAATCTTCTCCCCCCGCCCTCTCTCTCCTTCATATATCTTAGAAACTTCTTTCCAAAGATATCTTTTAAATTCCTTAAAACATTTTTGTtatctgaaattcaaaaaattaagagAACAAAAAATGTTTCAGATCAATAAACCAAAAAATTTGAGTTTAcgtattattaatattttatttttcttaattttaatcatatttaaataattttttatttttcatagctATTGACTTACCGtgaaaatatagtgaaaaataagtttcttttttttaaaaaaaataaaattcttattAAATCAAACCCTTAAAGTTACAACGTGAGACTTTTAATATGCAAGTTTGGCATATAGTTTAAAAGTTGGGATGTAATTAACTCTATTTATTGATCAAATTAAAAAAAAGTCACCTCAATTAAGAGTTAACTACCTCTATTTATTGATTAGTGATATGTTATTTCTTTGAAAGGGTATCAGCTAGCTAGTGATCACGGTTTATTAACAATGTGCATATATTCTTgtcatatttaatattatttttttcaatcaTGACATTAGTTTATAGATGAACCGTACTACTAACttcaatatattatatatatacacaacatgAAAATATACAGTAGGGTGTGTGAAAGCATTAGATAACATTTAACAACTAAATTTAATTACTTTCTCCGATTGAATGtatgtgtatttttattttttacccaCTCCGGCGGCGCCAATATACTTgattaattttgtaatatttctcttctttttttttagtcTCATATTTATAGTTAAATgacttatatataatataatattcttcattatatataatattatatatattttattctgtCCACAAGTCACGGCGTTCATATGTGTTGTCcaacacatgcatgcatgcactcatCGCCCTACCATGCATGTATTCACATGCAAAGAATCGTCATCATACAAGTATAAAAATTCAGACAAACccagagagagaaagaaagagagaccccggcagagagagagagagagggtaattATTTGCATTTGTCaaggttagggtttccattagacCTAGCTAGATAGCTATAGCTGCAAAACTTTGGCGGCACTGAAGAATTGAAGAGCAAATCTCCATATTCTCTTGGAGGGGTCTGATGAAGATCATATCAACAGTGAGTTCTAGTTCTTGCTTCTTAGAATATTATGCTCACAAGTCCACCTTAGCCATACTATTCACCATTATTATTTCCACACATCtatgattataatatatatttggggaagaaattgaagaaattgCATAAAGGGCCTAAATTAATTGAGAGAGAATCGAAAAATAATGGATACGAGGAAGGGAAGAGATAGCTCTAGCAGAGAAGAATCCAAGCTAAGCCCTTGTAAGGATCAGGACGAggatggagaagaagaagaaatactTCACCAATATGATCTTCATCAGAACTCGTCATCGTCCTCCAaagcgaagaagaagaagaagaagaagaagaagaagcagaggaGTGAAGCAACAGCAGCAGCCGCAGCAGCTGGGAGCTCATCAATTAGCAACAGCAGCTCATCAGTTGAAGAGATCAACACTAATGGCAGTGTTAGCGGAGGGAAGAAGGCAGCAGCAGATGCTGATGCAGCTTCCGCAGCCGGGACTTCCGGATCCGTAAGGCCTTATATCCGCTCGAAGATGCCGAGGCTGCGGTGGACGCCCGATCTCCATCTCTGTTTTGTTCATGCTGTTGAAAGACTGGGAGGCCAGGACAGTGAGTTCCCAAATTAAATCTACAGTAGctagttatatatatgtgtgtgtgtgtgtagatggATGGATCTATAGTTTCAGTACTTAGTTTCTTAATTGTGAGGGCCAACCAGTACTATTTGAATTGAAGGAAGCATTTCCtgattgatttatttaattatgatgaGGGATTGTTGGCTTGATTGATGGTGCAGGAGCAACGCCCAAGTTGGTTCTTCAATTGATGAACATCAAGGGCCTTAGCATCGCTCATGTGAAGAGCCATCTTcaggtaattaattaattattcaatttaacaaaattaaggTAGTTCCTTGATCAGTATCTAAATAGATTGGTGCTTGATTAATTCCATGATAAATTATGGTTTATTAATGTTGTTTCTTAAGTAATGAGTTAATGCTAATTTGAATATCCAAAATTTGGGCTAATTTGTGTTTGCAGATGTATAGGAGCAAGAAGATGGATGATCAAAATCAAGGTAGGCAactaaattttattaattttccaGTTATGGTGCAAAACTTCAATCTACAAAATAGTGTTGTTAAAACTAATTAGGTTTTTCATAGTACAAGTTTGAGATTCGATCTATTCATCGATATTTTTTAGCTAATTTTGTGAGAATGTTGTTTTCGATGACAGTTAGAACGGAGCAAGGGCTATTCGGGGAAGGGGCCGACCACCATATTTACAATCTGAGTCAGCTCCCAATGCTACAAAGTTTTAACCACAGGCCTTCTTCAATTTTAAGGTAATTACTAAACCAACCAATTAATCCTCTACCCCATTTTGAGCTTGGGATCAAATTACTATTTTATTAAATTGGGGTTTTTGATGAGTTTAATTTATGATATATCTAAAATTCTTTACTTAATATTAACGTTTATGCATTTCAAGATATGGTGACAATGCTTCATGGAGTGGCCATGGCAGCAAGACTTACAGCCATGGCAACAAGATTTACAGCTCTTACAACATGGGAGGGGTTCCATTTGATAGAGCAAGACATGGGATTTATGGTTCAACTTATAATATTGGAGTTGGGAATTCGCCTTTCAAGAGTAATATTACTGATGAAAATCCTTTCAAAGGCAACAACAACATCATCTCACTAAACAATAACAATATTGTTTGCACAAGTCCaaaacataattctttccatggGCAAGTACTGAGTCATCAAAGACCATTATTCCATAGGACTCCTGCAGAAGCCTTTCGATCATCGCAACAATTGCGTCATGATTCATGCAAGCGACCTCAAGTCCTCGCGTCGACCTCCACTGAACATAATCTTTTATCCCAATTGATGCAAGAAAGGGAGAGAGCTGAAGAAGTGAAGTGTTTGAACAATGACAAAACTCAAGAAGATCAACAAAACAGGTTGAAGAGGAAGAGTTCGGAATTGGATCCCAACCTTGACTTGAACTTATCTCTAAGAGTGGCACCTGAAAATGGCAACGAATTAGTCGATAGCAATTTATCTCTTTCTTTGTTTTCGTCATCGTCCTCAAGGCTTAGCGGGTCGAAGGAGGAGGAATATTATTGTAATGATGGTGAGAAGCATACAAAGAGGGCGAGTACTCTAGATCTGACTTTGTGAATGAGACAATTCTAAGTGAGATCTTGAGGTACTTGTCCAACCTATCACAACATTTAATGCATAAGATCATTGTCTTTACCTGCATAAAATAAGGTAATGGCCATTTCAATTGAATTCTTCCATCTATCTTCTGTTGTTTTTATCGTTTTGTACGCATGAATTTAACTATAATAAGCTTCTGTTGGTGAATATCTAGGAatccatgcatatatatattttaaagttgAAAATTTTTAGCATTATAATTAAGACATACATGCACATTGGtaaatgggtttatatatatatagaaaaaagtGGGTTCTTAGATCTATCCATCATGGCTAGGTACGTACGTAGCAGCTTTTTTCATGATTAAGAACTAAATTGTGGGTAGTTTCAATGCCAAcgttatttaatttatttcttgaaCTGCacaaatattaattaatattcaATCTATTTGCATGAAAATCTTTTTAAGTCCATTATCTTTTGAACCATGTTAACGTTGGAAATGACAAGATTAATGTTTTGTTAATTGATGTCAAGCATGCATGCGTGGAGATCGATGGACGAAAGCATCTAGCTAGCCaggttgatatatatatatatataaaagagacGCACACACGCATAGTACATCCTATTTTTGTACCCATTTTAATTTGTTTATCAGTGATATGGATCCCATGTATAATGGATTGCTGGTTTCTTAaaatcaagattttttttttgtcatcagGATATCATCGCCTAAGAGATGATATAATATAAATGATGAGGTGTTATTTTTTGTTTAGAAAGGTAATTTTATCAAAGGAGTGAATAGCAAGCAACTTAAATCCTTCCAAGCGGAAGAAGAATTCAAAGAGGGGAAAGATTGGCAAGATCTTCCTCCTAAATTAGAGCAGATATATGAAAACTCTTTTTAGTCTAAAAAAGATAAGAGGGTATAGGACCTAATTCAAAGGTACAGGTTTGATAAACAATCATCAAACATCTTTGCGACTATGCAGTAATTTTCCTTTAAGATTCTTCCATTCctctttttccaaatttcttagcaTATGATTGTCGAAATGATTGCTTTCATCTTTCTAAGAAACCCTTTAATTTTCGATAAGTTCCAAGTTAAGAACATTAATTTTAGCCTATTTGGCATGACTATGTGATTACACGTCCTCTAGCAAACGAGAGCCCAAATCTGCTTACTAAATTGACACTGAAGGAAAATGTGATCAGCTTCTTcactttctttctttcaaaaaacACACATAGAAGTCATCCTCCAACCTCTTTATTGCAGATTGTTTGTTGTAAGAATTTTGTTATTAATTGCTAGCCAACAAAAGATACTCACCTTTGATGGGATGAAAGAGTTTCATAGTTGATTGTATGAGATTCTTAGATTATTGCAATTGTTCTTATTTGCGGGTTGAACACTGTGGAAGGTTTGAGATGCTTTGAGGGTCCAAGAGCACAAGTCTTTTTTCCCCCTATTTATGTTGTCATTGTATAATAATTTGAACAACTCCATAACTTTGTTGATCTCCTTACCTTTGAGATGTAAGTCAAGGGATAAATCCCAAAAAGGCATGTTATTAGGGAAGCTCAGTAAATCTTCCACCTTAGCATCCTTTTGGCTAGCCACTTGGAAAAggctcagaaaaaaaaaaaaaattccttaagAGTGGCTTTTGCGGCCCATTTATACAACCAAAACTTTATTTTGCTCCCATCTCCAACATTGATCTTCATGTGTTCCCAATTGGTATGCTTGAGTTTATTGAAATTTTTCCATAAGCACCAGCTTGTGCCTTTGAAAATTGTCTTTGGGTACTAGTTTGCGGCATTGTACCTACGTTTGATACTAATCACCAATTTCTAGAAATCTTTGTCTTCTCTACCGAACCTCCATATCCATTTCCCCATATATAAGAGCTTTGTTCATAGTCTCTAATTGTATGATTTCTAATCGGCCTTACTTTTTTGATTGTGTAACTGAGCTCCACTTGGCAaagaggaatttgaaattttCCTCGGTTCCCCTCAATATGAAGTTTCTAACATAAACATGTAATATATGGGTTGATTGCAAAAGCACATAGTTTATAACGGTCAATCTACCTCTTAAATAAAGGAACTTTGATTTCCAAGTCGCCAGCTTCCTCTCCATATTTTCCATTACCAGTCCCAGATGTGCCTAGAGGTTGATTTGGCTCCAAGTGGGAGTTCAGGTATGAAGTGGGAAACGAGTCCAGTTTGCAATTGAGAATTCTATCCTTCTACTCCGCACCTTCTACTCCTCCAATTGGAAAGATGTTGCTCTTCGACAGATTTATTTTTAGCCCTGCAACCGCCTCAAAACAAAGAAGGATGACCCGTAAGTTTCTGAACTTGAAAGAGGCTAGGAGTTACTGCAAAAGATCAAAGTGTTGTCTGCAAAAAGAAGATGAGATAAGTGGATTGAgacaaattaaaaatactaacGCCCTTCAATGTACCGGTAGCCAAACCTCTTTTTATCATCTAGCTGAGATAAAGTTTCCAtagaaataataaagagagatggAGACAATGGATCCCCTTGTCTCAGTCCCCTTGAACTCTTAAAAAAACCGGTAGCCTTTACGTTGACCAAAATCGAGAAGGAATCTGTTGAAGTGCACCACTTTATCCAGTTTCTCCATTTTTCTTCAAATCCCACGATTCTGAGGATGTTGATGAGGCATTTCCAAATAACATGGTCAAAGTCCTTTTGCAAATCAAGCTTGCACACAAAAATTTTAATCTTGTTCTTCCACAGAAATTCAATTCCCTTATTGGCGATCAAAGCTGCATCTAAAATTTGTCTTATTGAAACAAAGGTCATTTGCTGCTTAGAACTAAGCAAGGGAATAACTTCTTTAATTTTGTTAGAAAGAATCGTTGCTAGAATTTTGTTGAAAATACTGACAAGACTTATTGATCTGAAGTCTTTGACGTATACTGCTCCGCCCTTCTTTGGAATGGTGACAATGAAAGTGGCATTTAAGCTATTTTCAAATCTTTCTTCATTGTAAAATTCCCAAAAAGCAGCTGTGATATCTTCCTTAAGAATCCCCAACATTTCTGAATAAAAGAAATGGCAAACTCGTCTGGGCCGAGTAATTTGTCCCCATTCATCGATAAGATGGCTTTCCATATCTTGTCTTCTAAAAAGGGTCTCTCTATATCTTCCTTGTATCTACTTGGCAAAGACACAATCCCTTCCTCTTTTAGTCTAGGCCTCCACACATAGGGCTCTTGAAGGAggtcatgaaaatattttgtgatCTCAGAGTTTATTTCTTCTTGGTTTGTGTATACTTTATTATGGGTGACCAACATTGTAATGAAGTTCCTATTCTCGTGTAATGAAGCCATTCTGTGAAAGAAGCTAGTATTTTAATCCCCAGCTTTCAGCCATAATTCTCTAGACTTGATTCTCCAAGATGCTTCCTCCTGATCTAGCAATTGAAGAAGCTTTCTGTTTGCTTCCTCTTTCGCTACTTTGTCCTCTTCGCTTCGCTAGCCTTGCTTTGCTTTTCTATTCCAATAATCCACCTCAGCCAAACCTAAGGCTTTAAACTGTGACTCAGATGTCATGAACTCCTTACTCCATTTTTTCAGATGAGCCTTCATGGTATTTAATTTTTAGCTAGCACATAAGAAGTTGTGCCACTAAAGGTCATAGCCTACCACCAATCCTCCATTTTCCTCTGCAGCTGATCTATCATTGACCAACTATAGTTATCAAATTGGAAGGGATATTTTCCCCACTTCTTGATGGGGTGTTATTGTTTAGGGCTTGTAAATGAGTATGAGCTTTGAGTGGGAACTTAGAAATATGAGTACCAAAATCATATAATTTGGTTTAATTTGATCGAGTTGTGGATTGAGGATTTTTTATAGgtttcaataaaaaatttctaaaacACTCTATTATGAATATTAAACTTTGATCTCACTCTTTTTGAGTGATTGtaaaacttaattaattaaaaatgcaTAAAGCTTTCGTATAATGTGCAATTAGTCTTTTcgataattttataaatatgcatTTTGATTTTAACATAGCCCTCTTTTAGGTTTTTTTGGAAATAATTATTTATGTGAGTGCATGAGAATTGGTATTATTGCCCCATCTTGACATGCAAAAATCGAGTGATTatatattttgatgtatatggatTAAATTAGAAGAcatgattttcttttcttaaatcaAGGTTTTGGTGTTTTGCTTACTAGCTAATGCATAACCCTACGTGTGATAGAAgtcttaaatttgaattcttatagatttgaataaaatataatataaaattttaaaattttatcaaaatccacttaaattcaaatttaagacttgaaattcatgcttccaagCATAGTTCAAGGGTACCTATCAATGTCATGCTGCATTTCTGCAATATTCTCCCTAATTTGCATGtgacaattaaaattaaaaatatttttgcctgagaaaaaaaaaagattatacTCATACTAGCAGGATCAATATATGTCATGAAGAACACATAAATTAATTAGCAGGCCAAGATCTCTTAAATTATAAtgcaaaaagattaaaaaaaaaatcttaacatTGAGTTTCTAGTTAATTAAGGgttaattttttctttctttttgataaCCCGTGGACTCCAGCTACCATTGCTCCACTTTGAATATTATGGTGTGGCACCAAACTTCGGGGGGAGGGTGAAAGTCCCGCCTACCTATTGACGCACCCCAAGTAATTCACCAAGGTAAACTCTCAATGAGGAAATCAAACCCACGACCTTGGGGTCACTAAAGTTACAAGTTGTCTTTACCACTTGAACCAACTAGGTTGGGCTCTAGTTAAGGGTTAATTAAACATGTATATACCTAAACTATAAGTCAACACCTCACCATATGTTTGGGGAACCCTtaaatttggataagatgtagtataaaattgtattgaaatttgtccaaatccaccaaAATCTAAATCCAAGATCTGAGATCAATGCTTTCAAACGCAACATCAGTTTATAGACTTACCATTATTTAGTTTTCATGGTCCGtgttttca
This region of Malania oleifera isolate guangnan ecotype guangnan chromosome 10, ASM2987363v1, whole genome shotgun sequence genomic DNA includes:
- the LOC131165802 gene encoding uncharacterized protein LOC131165802; amino-acid sequence: MDTRKGRDSSSREESKLSPCKDQDEDGEEEEILHQYDLHQNSSSSSKAKKKKKKKKKKQRSEATAAAAAAGSSSISNSSSSVEEINTNGSVSGGKKAAADADAASAAGTSGSVRPYIRSKMPRLRWTPDLHLCFVHAVERLGGQDRATPKLVLQLMNIKGLSIAHVKSHLQMYRSKKMDDQNQVRTEQGLFGEGADHHIYNLSQLPMLQSFNHRPSSILRYGDNASWSGHGSKTYSHGNKIYSSYNMGGVPFDRARHGIYGSTYNIGVGNSPFKSNITDENPFKGNNNIISLNNNNIVCTSPKHNSFHGQVLSHQRPLFHRTPAEAFRSSQQLRHDSCKRPQVLASTSTEHNLLSQLMQERERAEEVKCLNNDKTQEDQQNRLKRKSSELDPNLDLNLSLRVAPENGNELVDSNLSLSLFSSSSSRLSGSKEEEYYCNDGEKHTKRASTLDLTL